One Halalkalicoccus sp. NIPERK01 DNA segment encodes these proteins:
- a CDS encoding 6-carboxytetrahydropterin synthase produces the protein MYTVTVSTDFVAQHFLTVPDPGPEGEVHSHHYELAAECAGPELNEYGYLLDIDDLTAALDAVEARYHDELLNDLEEFSGLNPSVEHFCRIVADRLAADLASEVETLRVTIHEDEIAWAAYERAL, from the coding sequence ATGTACACCGTCACCGTCTCGACCGACTTCGTCGCCCAGCACTTCCTTACCGTGCCTGATCCCGGCCCCGAGGGCGAGGTCCACTCGCATCACTACGAACTCGCCGCCGAATGCGCGGGCCCCGAACTCAACGAGTACGGCTACCTGCTCGACATCGACGATCTGACGGCGGCGCTCGACGCGGTCGAGGCCCGGTATCACGACGAACTGCTGAACGACCTCGAGGAGTTCTCGGGGCTGAACCCGAGCGTCGAGCACTTCTGTCGGATCGTCGCAGACCGGCTGGCCGCCGACCTCGCTAGCGAGGTCGAGACTCTCCGGGTGACGATCCACGAGGACGAGATCGCGTGGGCGGCCTACGAGCGGGCCCTATGA
- a CDS encoding 4Fe-4S dicluster domain-containing protein → MKTGAFVCSCAGTCEVDLEAAREGVEGVDVAASSELLCGDGLPAMEQVIEEYDLDQLLVTCPEPGVQEKFGGVAEEHGLHPDAVSFVDQREDAGWVHPEAEATDKTCRLVNAHRAGLEEEAIARTRTREAGKRVAVVGDAEAAATLSEDAEVTLIANGEEFAGVDGLDDVTIERGRVTGVAGEFGEFSIGLEARVTEDCISCMKCVHEGPDGMITRRPVDIDPDAPDGEWTEVCPTDAIEMDGVKREVEVDQVIHPGGDPKARGGRIGYYTDAGPATMAAAESLLGGITKPDFLDFEMDVCASGESNQEGCRACYDACPHDAVAKPRPDEVEIDPIACRNCGACTSACPTGAVSLREPSNERIAREVEALLSTGADQGGWLSRGSAGIENPIIAFVCGERADDALSEYGKRAAAGEEIEYPPILPVGVNCADTVGESHVAHALACGAAGVAVLGCGCDCRHSGPDPKEDLVERLNRATRDLGLGERVGFFAPEAGDPEGFVESLSAFEDSLEPSPVPEGDHRADGTLLHSEHENPEFYNHGWTLESVRAILAYAEPEREVIRGLEDFGRMEVSDACTLTPTCSNLCPTDAIRRTDTGLEFNHEKCVNCGLCEEGCPESAITMRDGLDLSLLPENRAEETEEGEDPAWTRTFEGEMLECVRCGDPFTSERSAAKIEEEVGDLVAGLAPSAEGSVFEYCPDCRAFLLYDRGN, encoded by the coding sequence CGGGGGCGTCGCGGAGGAGCACGGCCTGCACCCCGACGCGGTCTCCTTCGTCGACCAGCGCGAGGACGCGGGCTGGGTCCACCCCGAGGCGGAGGCGACCGACAAGACCTGCCGACTGGTCAACGCCCACCGTGCCGGCCTCGAGGAGGAGGCGATCGCCCGCACGAGAACGCGGGAGGCCGGAAAGCGCGTGGCGGTCGTCGGCGACGCGGAGGCCGCCGCCACCCTGAGCGAGGACGCCGAGGTGACGCTGATCGCGAACGGCGAGGAGTTCGCCGGGGTAGACGGCTTGGATGACGTGACCATCGAGCGCGGGCGGGTCACGGGCGTCGCCGGCGAGTTCGGCGAGTTTTCAATCGGGCTCGAGGCCCGCGTAACGGAGGACTGCATCTCGTGTATGAAGTGCGTCCACGAGGGTCCCGATGGGATGATCACGCGCCGCCCGGTCGACATCGACCCCGACGCACCCGATGGGGAGTGGACCGAGGTCTGCCCGACCGACGCCATCGAGATGGACGGCGTCAAAAGGGAGGTAGAGGTCGATCAGGTGATCCACCCCGGCGGCGATCCCAAAGCGAGGGGCGGACGGATCGGCTACTACACCGACGCCGGGCCGGCGACGATGGCCGCCGCAGAGAGCCTTCTCGGAGGCATCACGAAGCCCGACTTCCTCGACTTCGAGATGGACGTCTGTGCCTCCGGCGAGTCGAACCAGGAGGGCTGTCGGGCCTGCTACGACGCCTGCCCCCACGACGCGGTCGCGAAACCCCGGCCCGACGAGGTAGAGATCGATCCGATCGCGTGTCGGAACTGCGGGGCCTGCACCAGCGCCTGTCCGACCGGCGCGGTGAGCCTGCGCGAGCCCTCGAACGAACGCATCGCCCGCGAGGTGGAGGCGCTGCTCTCGACGGGGGCGGATCAGGGCGGCTGGCTCTCGCGGGGCTCGGCGGGGATCGAGAACCCGATAATCGCCTTCGTCTGCGGCGAGCGCGCCGACGACGCCCTCTCGGAGTACGGCAAACGCGCCGCCGCAGGTGAAGAAATCGAGTACCCCCCGATCCTGCCCGTGGGCGTGAACTGCGCGGACACCGTGGGCGAATCGCACGTCGCTCACGCGCTGGCCTGCGGCGCGGCGGGCGTCGCGGTCCTCGGATGCGGATGTGACTGCCGACACTCCGGACCCGACCCCAAGGAGGACCTCGTCGAGCGGCTCAATCGGGCGACGCGGGATCTCGGACTCGGCGAGCGCGTGGGCTTCTTCGCGCCCGAGGCCGGCGACCCCGAGGGGTTCGTCGAGTCGCTCTCGGCGTTCGAGGACTCCCTCGAACCCTCGCCGGTGCCGGAGGGCGACCACCGCGCAGACGGCACCCTGCTCCACAGCGAGCACGAGAACCCCGAGTTCTACAACCACGGCTGGACCCTCGAGAGCGTGCGGGCGATCCTCGCTTACGCCGAACCCGAACGCGAGGTGATTCGTGGACTAGAGGACTTCGGTCGGATGGAGGTCTCGGACGCGTGTACGCTCACCCCCACGTGTTCGAACCTCTGTCCGACCGACGCCATTCGGCGGACCGACACGGGCCTCGAGTTCAACCACGAGAAGTGCGTCAACTGCGGGCTCTGCGAGGAGGGCTGTCCCGAGAGCGCGATCACGATGAGAGATGGGTTAGACCTCTCGTTGTTGCCGGAGAACCGCGCCGAGGAAACCGAGGAAGGCGAAGATCCCGCCTGGACCCGGACGTTCGAGGGCGAGATGCTCGAGTGTGTTCGGTGTGGCGACCCCTTCACGAGCGAGCGCTCGGCGGCGAAGATCGAGGAGGAGGTCGGCGACCTCGTGGCGGGGCTGGCCCCGAGCGCCGAGGGGAGCGTCTTCGAGTACTGTCCGGACTGCCGGGCCTTCCTGCTGTATGACCGGGGGAACTAG
- a CDS encoding nicotinate-nucleotide--dimethylbenzimidazole phosphoribosyltransferase has product MTRLAVVCGTTHTAGIEGISAAGASPDLMARTPAADAEILVYGRPAGSITPVSPTGCPTPAIVTRAARERLGFDPLIVDAGMAAATAAPTVSVGDRPGGDVREGAAVPNARRVFERAREFGSRLPDEELWIGETIPGGTTTAMAVLRALGEDWGVSSSLPDNPVALKRRVVREGLAASGLDGGTSDPLAAIEAVGDPVLAGVVGLVAGTVGTDARVTLAGGTQLLAAAACVRGLGIDAPLALATTSFVAHDTPAIRERARALECSLTVTDPRFSETHVAMERYLAGEAKEGVGMGGALALFAREGGEWERLHDRIEAVYDRCA; this is encoded by the coding sequence GTGACGCGCCTCGCCGTCGTCTGCGGGACGACCCACACCGCGGGGATCGAGGGGATCAGCGCGGCGGGCGCGAGCCCCGACCTGATGGCCCGGACGCCGGCCGCAGACGCCGAGATCCTCGTCTACGGCCGTCCGGCGGGGTCGATCACGCCCGTGAGCCCGACCGGCTGTCCGACGCCCGCGATCGTCACCCGGGCGGCCCGCGAGCGTCTCGGGTTCGACCCCCTGATCGTCGACGCGGGCATGGCCGCCGCGACCGCCGCCCCGACCGTCTCGGTCGGCGATCGACCGGGCGGGGACGTCCGCGAGGGGGCCGCCGTCCCGAACGCCCGGCGGGTCTTCGAACGCGCCCGCGAGTTCGGATCGCGCCTCCCGGACGAGGAGCTCTGGATCGGCGAGACGATCCCCGGGGGGACGACCACCGCGATGGCCGTGCTCCGCGCGCTCGGGGAGGACTGGGGCGTCTCCTCGTCGCTTCCCGACAACCCCGTGGCGCTGAAACGCCGGGTCGTCCGCGAGGGGCTGGCCGCGAGCGGCCTCGACGGGGGCACGAGCGATCCGCTGGCGGCGATCGAGGCGGTCGGCGATCCCGTCCTCGCGGGCGTCGTCGGCCTCGTCGCCGGGACGGTCGGGACCGACGCCCGGGTGACGCTCGCGGGCGGCACCCAACTGCTCGCGGCGGCCGCCTGCGTTCGCGGTCTCGGGATCGACGCCCCGCTGGCGCTGGCGACGACCTCGTTCGTCGCGCATGACACGCCCGCGATCCGCGAGCGCGCGCGGGCGCTCGAGTGCTCGCTCACCGTCACCGATCCCCGGTTTTCCGAGACGCACGTCGCCATGGAGCGCTATCTGGCGGGCGAGGCCAAGGAGGGCGTCGGCATGGGCGGGGCGCTCGCGCTGTTCGCCCGCGAGGGCGGCGAGTGGGAGCGCCTCCACGACCGGATCGAGGCCGTCTACGACCGCTGTGCGTAG
- a CDS encoding helix-turn-helix domain-containing protein: MATEATVTVPSEAFPLGTVFEALPGVEVEIERIVPGVDVVIPYFWVRGVATDNIQEAFSAHPGVKDLRLIDSVEDEYLLRVEWEPEYVGILTSLTETGVPLVGAVGTTEQWTFDIRGDTRDDIAAFVRLCRERDIPITLTALHALTPVETATESALTDAQQEALELAYERGYFESPRQVTMEDLGEDLGISQQAVASRLRRGTRAILGRTLSALNGESSGT; encoded by the coding sequence ATGGCCACCGAGGCGACGGTTACCGTCCCATCCGAGGCGTTTCCGCTCGGAACCGTGTTCGAAGCGCTCCCGGGCGTGGAGGTCGAGATCGAACGGATCGTCCCCGGCGTGGACGTGGTGATCCCCTATTTCTGGGTCCGGGGTGTCGCCACGGACAACATCCAGGAAGCGTTCTCAGCGCACCCCGGGGTGAAGGATCTCCGCCTGATCGACAGCGTCGAGGACGAGTACCTCCTCCGCGTGGAGTGGGAGCCGGAGTACGTCGGGATCCTCACGTCGCTCACCGAGACCGGCGTCCCGCTCGTCGGGGCGGTCGGAACCACCGAGCAGTGGACGTTCGATATCCGCGGGGACACCCGGGACGACATCGCTGCATTCGTGCGGCTGTGTCGGGAGCGGGATATCCCGATCACGCTGACGGCACTCCACGCACTCACGCCCGTCGAGACGGCGACGGAGTCGGCCCTCACGGACGCCCAACAGGAGGCACTGGAACTGGCCTACGAACGGGGGTACTTCGAGTCGCCACGCCAGGTGACGATGGAGGACCTCGGCGAGGATCTCGGCATCTCCCAGCAGGCGGTCGCCTCCCGACTCCGACGCGGAACCCGGGCCATCCTCGGACGGACGCTCTCGGCCCTGAACGGGGAGTCGTCGGGTACATAA
- a CDS encoding aldehyde ferredoxin oxidoreductase family protein — MAPPARFLLRIDLAAETVSREPIPERWLRRYVGGKGLGARYLYEELDPGTDPLGPENALLFVVGPLTGRAPGEPRYAAITKSPLTGAFLDSYSGGEFAGALAGALDDCLAVLVTGRADEPMSLTIEDGEATLEPTETWGDDAAVTAEAFEGHVACIGPAGENRVSYATIAADGGDHHAGRGGAGAVMGAKRLKAVVARGVVPEERSDLRRIYEERFADDDTGRWQAASETLESVDFADAVGALATRGWQENRFDGVSGIGIEAARAAATGREHEGAIPGGFEVSTEEGESVPRGATPMTLGAGLGIDEFDAVAALGARCDRLGIDVISAGNAVAWAIRASEAGLIDRALAFGDHEAARDLLEEIAARETELGNALADGVERAAEEFGGEAFVPAIKGMELPAYDPRGARSMALAYATSDRGGCHRRARPIEDEPFSTWTDEERVRRVIAEQDRRAALWSLIVDDFVGESFADLGAAWLSELGYDLSSTDLATLGERVWTLTRLFNVREGFDRGADRVPEALTRPSTADEAIDPGEFSRLLDRYYAARGWDEQGRPTAETLDRLDLAELDTQ, encoded by the coding sequence ATGGCCCCGCCCGCCCGCTTCCTGCTCCGGATCGATCTCGCCGCCGAGACGGTCTCACGGGAACCGATCCCCGAACGGTGGCTCCGGCGGTACGTCGGCGGGAAGGGGTTGGGCGCGCGCTACCTCTACGAGGAACTCGATCCGGGGACCGACCCGCTGGGTCCCGAGAACGCCCTGCTGTTCGTGGTCGGGCCGCTCACGGGCCGTGCCCCAGGCGAACCGCGCTACGCCGCGATCACCAAGTCCCCGTTGACGGGGGCGTTTCTCGACTCCTACAGCGGCGGCGAGTTCGCTGGCGCGCTCGCCGGCGCGCTCGACGACTGTCTCGCAGTCCTCGTCACGGGCCGGGCCGACGAGCCGATGTCCCTGACGATCGAGGACGGCGAGGCGACCCTCGAACCCACGGAGACGTGGGGCGACGACGCCGCCGTGACCGCAGAGGCGTTCGAGGGACACGTCGCCTGTATCGGTCCGGCGGGCGAGAACCGGGTGAGCTACGCGACGATCGCCGCCGACGGCGGCGACCACCACGCCGGCCGGGGCGGCGCGGGCGCGGTGATGGGCGCGAAGCGGCTGAAGGCCGTCGTCGCCCGCGGGGTGGTGCCCGAGGAGCGCTCGGATCTCCGGCGGATCTACGAGGAGCGCTTCGCCGACGACGACACCGGCCGCTGGCAGGCCGCGAGCGAGACGCTCGAATCGGTCGACTTCGCCGACGCGGTGGGCGCGCTCGCGACGCGGGGCTGGCAGGAAAACCGGTTCGACGGCGTCTCGGGGATCGGCATCGAGGCCGCCCGTGCCGCCGCGACGGGCCGCGAACACGAGGGCGCGATCCCGGGCGGGTTCGAGGTCAGCACCGAGGAAGGCGAGAGCGTCCCGCGGGGAGCGACCCCGATGACGCTCGGCGCGGGGCTGGGAATCGACGAGTTCGACGCCGTCGCGGCGCTCGGCGCGCGCTGTGATCGGCTGGGGATCGACGTGATCTCGGCGGGCAACGCCGTCGCGTGGGCGATCCGCGCGAGCGAGGCGGGGCTGATCGACCGAGCGCTCGCGTTCGGCGACCACGAGGCCGCCCGCGACCTGCTCGAGGAGATCGCGGCCCGGGAGACGGAGTTGGGGAACGCGCTGGCCGACGGGGTCGAGCGCGCTGCCGAGGAGTTCGGCGGCGAGGCGTTCGTCCCCGCGATCAAGGGGATGGAACTGCCCGCCTACGACCCGCGGGGCGCGCGCTCGATGGCGCTGGCCTACGCCACGAGCGACCGCGGGGGCTGTCACCGACGGGCCCGCCCCATCGAGGACGAACCCTTCAGTACCTGGACCGACGAGGAGCGCGTCCGGCGGGTGATCGCCGAACAGGACCGCCGAGCCGCCCTCTGGAGCCTGATCGTCGACGACTTCGTCGGCGAGTCGTTCGCCGACCTGGGCGCGGCGTGGCTCTCGGAACTGGGCTACGACCTCTCGTCCACTGACCTCGCGACCCTCGGCGAGCGCGTCTGGACGCTCACCCGCCTGTTCAACGTCCGCGAGGGGTTCGACAGGGGGGCCGACCGGGTGCCCGAGGCGCTCACCCGACCCTCGACGGCGGACGAGGCGATCGACCCCGGGGAGTTCTCGAGACTGCTCGATCGCTACTACGCCGCCCGCGGGTGGGACGAGCAGGGTCGACCCACCGCCGAGACGCTCGACCGACTGGACCTCGCCGAACTCGACACGCAATGA
- a CDS encoding 7-carboxy-7-deazaguanine synthase QueE — protein sequence MSNSREAAGAEPEDEPALPINELFYSLQGEGRLAGTPSTFVRTSGCNLRCWFCDSYHTSWEPSGDWMGVEAIVGKVDERGADHVVLTGGEPLIHDASEVLLERLAERGYHTTVETNGTVVPDAPVDLASVSPKLESSTPTPERDPKGDGEWAERHEDRRIDLDTLSRICERYDHQLKFVVTGPDDMAEITDLLTRLRERVAVRDEDVLLMPEGATRERLDETRNAVAQLAMEYGFRYTPRLHVDLWNDAPGT from the coding sequence ATGAGCAACTCGCGGGAGGCCGCCGGAGCCGAACCCGAGGACGAACCCGCGCTCCCGATCAACGAACTGTTCTACTCGCTGCAGGGCGAGGGGCGCTTGGCGGGCACCCCCTCGACGTTCGTGCGCACGAGCGGCTGTAACCTCCGGTGTTGGTTCTGCGACTCGTATCACACCTCGTGGGAACCCTCGGGCGACTGGATGGGGGTCGAGGCGATCGTCGGGAAGGTCGACGAGCGCGGCGCGGACCACGTCGTCCTCACCGGGGGGGAGCCGCTGATCCACGACGCGAGTGAAGTCCTACTGGAACGGCTCGCCGAGCGGGGCTACCACACCACCGTCGAGACCAACGGCACCGTGGTTCCCGACGCGCCCGTGGATCTGGCGAGCGTCAGCCCGAAACTTGAAAGTAGCACGCCCACCCCCGAGCGGGATCCTAAGGGCGACGGCGAGTGGGCCGAACGCCACGAGGATCGACGGATCGACCTCGACACCCTCTCCCGGATCTGCGAGCGCTACGACCACCAGTTGAAGTTCGTCGTCACCGGCCCGGACGATATGGCCGAGATCACGGACCTTCTCACGCGCCTGCGCGAGCGGGTCGCGGTGCGGGACGAGGACGTGCTGTTGATGCCCGAGGGCGCGACCCGCGAGCGGCTGGACGAGACCCGCAACGCGGTCGCCCAGTTGGCGATGGAGTACGGGTTTCGCTACACCCCCCGATTGCACGTCGACCTCTGGAACGACGCGCCGGGGACGTGA
- a CDS encoding glycosyltransferase family 4 protein: protein MNVGLVVYGDLEPRSGGYRYDRRLVEGLGARGDRVEVISLPESSRACSLAHNLSRRLVRDLDRPFDVLLQDELCHPSLVGLNRRLDREYPIVSIVHHLRASEVSGIERRLSRELERAYLSTVDAVICNSRATRAAVARLTDAPGIIAWPGADRFEGLPTEAEIVERARRDPFEVVFVGNIVPRKGLDALVRGLARVEGDWHLTVVGGADDPEYASAVRDRVRREGLADRVDFAGWLDDDALAARLEAAHLMAVPSTHEGFGIVYLEGMAFGLPALAAASGGASDLVTEGTTGHLVDPGDERAIARAIAGLAGDRDRLVGMSLAARRRYERHPTWDETATRVRTFLESRVRR, encoded by the coding sequence ATGAACGTCGGGCTGGTCGTCTACGGCGACCTCGAACCCCGGTCGGGGGGCTATCGCTACGACCGCCGGCTCGTCGAGGGGCTCGGGGCGCGGGGCGACCGCGTCGAGGTGATCTCGCTGCCCGAGTCGAGCAGGGCGTGCAGTCTCGCGCACAACCTCTCGCGGCGGCTCGTCCGCGACCTCGACCGCCCGTTCGACGTGCTGTTGCAGGACGAACTCTGTCACCCCTCGTTGGTGGGACTCAATCGCCGTCTCGACCGCGAGTACCCGATCGTCTCGATCGTCCACCACCTCCGGGCGAGCGAGGTCTCGGGGATCGAGCGCCGCCTCTCGCGCGAACTCGAGCGGGCGTACCTCTCGACGGTCGACGCCGTCATCTGCAACAGCCGGGCCACACGGGCGGCGGTCGCCCGACTGACGGACGCGCCGGGGATCATCGCGTGGCCCGGCGCCGACCGATTCGAGGGGCTTCCGACCGAGGCCGAGATCGTCGAACGCGCCCGCCGTGACCCCTTCGAGGTCGTCTTCGTCGGCAACATCGTCCCGCGCAAGGGGCTCGACGCGCTGGTCCGCGGCCTCGCGCGCGTCGAGGGCGACTGGCACCTCACCGTCGTCGGCGGGGCGGACGACCCCGAGTACGCGAGCGCGGTCCGCGACCGCGTTCGCCGCGAGGGGCTCGCCGACCGCGTCGACTTTGCGGGCTGGCTCGACGACGACGCCCTCGCCGCGCGGCTCGAAGCGGCCCACCTCATGGCCGTGCCCTCGACCCACGAGGGCTTCGGCATCGTCTACCTGGAGGGGATGGCGTTCGGACTGCCCGCGCTCGCGGCCGCCTCGGGCGGGGCGAGCGACCTCGTGACCGAGGGGACGACCGGCCACCTCGTCGATCCGGGCGACGAGCGGGCCATCGCCCGCGCGATCGCGGGGCTCGCGGGCGACCGCGACCGGCTGGTCGGGATGAGCCTCGCCGCCCGCCGGCGGTACGAGCGCCACCCGACGTGGGACGAGACCGCGACACGGGTCCGGACGTTCCTCGAATCGAGGGTCCGGCGGTGA
- a CDS encoding molecular chaperone: MSDEEIYAARLELVDFLIEALWDTPSEEFVGTLLSGEIRVPESVGEDLDAGFERLRTFIEENEGRDAEVVHRELNREYTRVFVGPRPPVMAHESYYREEMDFLGKGKAEVEASYAAAGWNPPEDYPEEADFLAVELAFLRHLIERQRRGAAEAFGYERVFLEEHMAHWIDDCAGDIVEYADGAFYEAVGRLLSGVVAFEYELAGQMA, encoded by the coding sequence ATGAGCGACGAGGAGATCTACGCCGCCCGGCTCGAACTGGTCGACTTCCTGATCGAGGCGCTGTGGGACACTCCGAGCGAGGAGTTCGTCGGAACCCTGCTGTCGGGCGAGATCAGGGTTCCAGAAAGCGTCGGCGAGGATCTGGATGCGGGCTTCGAGAGACTGCGGACCTTCATCGAGGAAAACGAGGGTCGCGACGCGGAGGTGGTCCACCGGGAGTTGAACCGCGAGTACACCCGCGTGTTCGTCGGCCCGCGACCCCCCGTGATGGCCCACGAGAGCTACTACCGCGAGGAGATGGACTTCCTGGGGAAGGGAAAGGCCGAGGTCGAGGCGAGTTACGCCGCGGCGGGCTGGAACCCCCCCGAGGACTACCCCGAGGAGGCGGACTTCCTCGCCGTGGAACTCGCCTTCCTCCGGCACCTGATCGAGCGCCAGCGCCGCGGCGCGGCGGAGGCGTTCGGCTACGAGCGGGTCTTCCTCGAGGAGCACATGGCCCACTGGATCGACGACTGTGCGGGCGATATCGTCGAGTACGCCGACGGCGCGTTCTACGAGGCGGTCGGCCGCCTCCTCTCGGGCGTCGTCGCCTTCGAGTACGAACTCGCGGGCCAGATGGCCTGA
- the queC gene encoding 7-cyano-7-deazaguanine synthase QueC, with amino-acid sequence MSEAVVLLSGGMDSATAAYEAKERGYGIAALHTSYGQRTEGKEYECAHWLADDLNATDFLHVETDHLRAIGGSSLTDDDREIGDATGSDEIPDTYVPFRNANLLSMAVSYAEARGAEAVFIGAHSEDFAGYPDCRPAFFEAFQTVVDTGTKPGTEVAIEAPYVEWSKTEIAERGLELGVPYEHTWSCYRTEEPACGTCDSCTYRREAFERAGSEDPIPYAQRS; translated from the coding sequence ATGAGCGAAGCCGTCGTCCTCCTCTCGGGGGGCATGGACAGCGCGACCGCCGCCTACGAGGCGAAGGAGAGAGGCTACGGGATCGCGGCGCTGCACACCTCCTACGGCCAGCGCACCGAGGGAAAGGAGTACGAGTGTGCCCACTGGCTCGCCGACGATCTCAACGCCACTGACTTCCTGCACGTCGAGACCGACCACCTCCGAGCGATCGGCGGGTCGAGCCTGACCGACGACGACCGCGAGATCGGCGACGCCACGGGGAGCGACGAGATCCCCGACACCTACGTCCCGTTCAGGAACGCGAACCTGCTCTCGATGGCGGTCTCCTACGCCGAGGCCCGGGGCGCCGAGGCCGTGTTCATCGGCGCGCACTCGGAGGACTTCGCGGGCTATCCGGACTGTCGGCCCGCCTTCTTCGAGGCGTTCCAGACCGTCGTCGATACGGGAACGAAACCAGGTACAGAGGTCGCGATCGAGGCGCCCTACGTCGAGTGGAGCAAGACCGAGATCGCCGAACGCGGGCTCGAACTCGGGGTGCCCTACGAGCACACCTGGAGCTGTTATCGAACGGAGGAACCGGCCTGCGGGACGTGTGACTCGTGTACCTACCGGCGGGAGGCGTTCGAGCGCGCGGGAAGCGAGGATCCGATTCCCTACGCACAGCGGTCGTAG